A genomic region of Desulfosarcina ovata subsp. ovata contains the following coding sequences:
- a CDS encoding phosphoglycerate kinase, with protein sequence MAKLSVSDLNVKGQRVLMRVDFNVPLDNGRVANDKRLRAALPTIRYVLEHGGRLVLMSHLGRPKGKRVPELSLKPCAAALESLLGQPVAFADDCIGPAVDRAVETLANGQVLLLENLRFHKAETDNDDAFARALAGLADLYVNDAFGTAHRAHASTAGVTRFVKTCAMGFLIEKEVAYLGDALASPKRPFVAILGGAKISGKIDVISSLLPKVDRLIIGGGMAYTFFKAKGFEIGNSLVEPDKVELAGNLLAQGGDKLVLPVDCLCSDQFDFDNRTVGPLIPTLIDAIPASGSGLDIGPASVAAFEEIISGAKTIVWNGPMGVFEIDATAGGTYAVARAMAAATEKGAITVIGGGDSAAAVEKAGLADRMTHISTGGGASLEFLEGKVLPGVAALTDR encoded by the coding sequence ATGGCCAAACTTTCCGTTTCCGATCTCAATGTCAAGGGACAGCGGGTACTCATGCGGGTCGATTTCAATGTCCCCCTGGACAATGGCCGGGTGGCCAACGACAAACGGTTGCGTGCGGCCCTGCCGACGATCCGGTATGTTCTGGAGCATGGCGGACGTCTGGTGCTGATGTCGCACCTGGGTCGGCCCAAAGGCAAACGGGTCCCGGAACTCTCGCTGAAACCCTGTGCTGCGGCACTGGAATCACTCTTGGGGCAGCCGGTAGCCTTTGCCGACGACTGCATCGGACCGGCTGTCGACCGCGCGGTGGAGACGCTGGCCAACGGGCAGGTCCTGCTGCTGGAGAATTTGCGTTTTCACAAGGCCGAGACCGACAACGACGATGCCTTTGCCCGTGCCCTGGCCGGTCTGGCTGATTTGTATGTCAATGATGCATTCGGCACCGCCCATCGGGCTCATGCGTCCACTGCCGGGGTGACCCGATTCGTCAAGACCTGCGCCATGGGATTTCTCATCGAAAAAGAGGTCGCCTATCTGGGCGACGCCCTGGCATCGCCCAAACGGCCTTTTGTGGCCATTCTGGGCGGAGCCAAGATTTCGGGCAAGATCGATGTGATCAGCAGCCTTTTGCCCAAAGTGGACCGGTTGATCATTGGTGGCGGCATGGCGTACACGTTCTTCAAGGCCAAAGGCTTCGAAATCGGCAACTCCCTGGTCGAGCCGGACAAGGTCGAACTGGCCGGTAACCTGCTGGCCCAGGGGGGCGACAAGCTGGTGCTGCCGGTGGATTGCCTGTGCAGCGATCAGTTTGATTTCGATAATCGCACCGTTGGACCACTGATCCCCACGCTGATCGATGCGATTCCTGCCAGCGGCAGCGGGCTGGATATCGGGCCGGCTTCCGTGGCTGCCTTCGAGGAGATCATTTCAGGCGCCAAGACCATTGTCTGGAACGGTCCCATGGGCGTATTTGAGATCGATGCCACGGCCGGTGGCACATACGCCGTGGCCCGGGCCATGGCAGCGGCTACGGAGAAAGGGGCCATTACGGTGATCGGCGGCGGGGATTCCGCCGCTGCGGTGGAGAAGGCCGGCCTGGCCGATCGCATGACCCATATTTCTACCGGTGGCGGTGCGTCACTGGAATTTCTGGAAGGCAAAGTACTACCCGGGGTGGCCGCATTGACGGATCGATGA
- a CDS encoding AI-2E family transporter: MEVRTSQNMILWFFLGCFLISILLMGWLLSPFFPIIVLGAVVAGAFSPLYRLISAHERISPGFASMLTCGLIFLILFVPIVFFVGILTQEAAELIQLAKSPALSGFINTHFTNSALLARINPLLANLDIAITGEELNTTISEIGRAVGQFLFDQARSIASNTLAFIASFFLMLLVIFFLLIDGPRLIRFLIDLSPLPEEQDAKLIDKFSDMAGAILFGNGLCGIIQGAAGGAIFWLFGLQSAFLWGVIMALLAFLPIIGIGVVFIPTVIFLFLKGRIAVSIFFLVFYLLLSGSVEYLLKPRVVGKRVQMHTLVVFLAIIGGLRLFGILGIIYGPLIATAFLTLTDIYHASYQRLIEDI; the protein is encoded by the coding sequence ATGGAGGTCCGCACCTCCCAAAATATGATCCTCTGGTTTTTTCTGGGCTGTTTTCTGATTTCCATCTTGCTGATGGGGTGGTTGCTGTCGCCCTTTTTTCCGATCATTGTCCTGGGGGCGGTGGTCGCCGGCGCCTTTTCTCCCCTGTACCGGCTGATCAGCGCGCATGAGCGGATCAGCCCCGGTTTTGCGTCGATGTTGACCTGTGGCCTGATTTTTCTGATCCTGTTCGTGCCGATCGTTTTTTTTGTCGGCATTTTGACCCAGGAGGCCGCCGAGCTGATCCAGTTGGCCAAGAGCCCGGCACTGTCCGGTTTCATCAATACCCATTTCACCAACAGTGCGCTTCTGGCGCGCATCAATCCGCTGCTGGCCAATCTCGATATTGCCATTACCGGCGAGGAACTCAACACCACCATCTCCGAGATCGGTCGTGCGGTGGGACAGTTCCTCTTCGACCAGGCCCGGTCCATCGCCTCCAACACCCTGGCCTTTATCGCCAGTTTTTTCCTGATGCTGCTGGTGATCTTCTTTCTGCTGATCGACGGCCCTCGCCTGATTCGGTTTCTGATTGATCTTTCCCCCCTGCCTGAGGAGCAGGACGCCAAACTAATTGACAAGTTCAGCGATATGGCCGGTGCCATCCTGTTCGGCAACGGGCTGTGCGGGATCATTCAGGGCGCTGCCGGCGGTGCGATTTTCTGGTTGTTCGGCCTGCAGTCGGCTTTTTTGTGGGGGGTGATCATGGCCCTGTTGGCCTTTCTGCCGATTATCGGCATCGGCGTGGTCTTTATCCCCACGGTGATTTTTCTTTTTCTCAAAGGACGCATTGCCGTCAGCATCTTTTTTTTGGTATTTTATCTTTTGCTATCCGGCAGTGTTGAATATCTTCTGAAGCCCAGGGTGGTGGGAAAGCGGGTCCAGATGCACACCCTGGTGGTCTTTCTGGCCATTATCGGCGGCCTGCGGCTGTTCGGGATTCTCGGGATTATCTACGGGCCGCTGATCGCCACCGCTTTTCTCACCTTAACCGATATTTACCATGCCAGTTACCAGCGTCTGATCGAAGACATCTAA
- the gyrA gene encoding DNA gyrase subunit A: protein MSDNSTEALQSPEVSIENEMKRSYLDYAMSVIIGRALPDVRDGLKPVHRRVLFAMRELKNDYNKPYKKSARIVGDVIGKYHPHGDSAVYETMVRMAQDFAMRYPLVDGQGNFGSIDGDPAAAMRYTEVRMQRLAHEMLEDLDKETVNMIPNYDESLEEPSVLPAKFPALLVNGSSGIAVGMATNIPPHNLSEVIEGIKALIDNPMITCHELMAFIPGPDFPTAGVIHGIQGIRDAYETGRGIVRVRAQVAVEENKKTGQETIVVTEIPYQVNKARLIEKIAELMKHKVIEGLRFVRDESDRRGMRIAMAVKKDHMAGIIINQLYKHTQMENSFGIILLAVVKNRPQVLTLKQILENFVLHRKEIVIRRTRFDLNKAEARAHILEGLKIALDNLDAVVQLIRSSKTPPEAKERLMQTFSLTVIQAQAILDMRLQRLTGLERDKIVEEYDAVLKDIARFKEILGSEALVLGIIKNELDILKGEFGDERRTQIVAGSRALTIEDMIAEEDMVVTITNTGYIKRNPITLYQSQRRGGRGKTAMGTKDEDYVTHLFVASTHHYFLFFTNLGKVYWCKVYDIPQAGRQSRGKAIVNLLEFADGERMTAVLAVPAFEAGLHVIMATRNATVKKTDLMAYSRPRTGGIIALHLAEGDELIAVKLSDGTQNVFLGTAMGKSIRFHETDVRPTGRTARGVRGMSLAEGDRVVGMEVLQHGQTMFTVTENGYGKRTSIDEYPLHRRGGKGVITIKTNQRNGQVVSILLVQDEDDLMLVTDTGKLIRMPVSGTSVISRNTQGVRLIVMEAEERVVSAASLAEEDAPNGGDAEDDAGGTDDEAPEVQE from the coding sequence ATGAGTGACAATTCAACCGAAGCGTTACAAAGCCCGGAAGTCAGCATCGAAAACGAAATGAAGCGTTCCTACCTGGATTACGCCATGAGCGTGATCATCGGCCGGGCGCTCCCCGATGTGCGCGACGGGCTCAAACCCGTTCACCGGCGTGTGCTCTTTGCCATGCGGGAGCTTAAAAACGACTACAACAAGCCTTACAAAAAATCGGCCCGCATCGTCGGCGACGTGATCGGTAAGTACCACCCCCACGGCGACAGTGCCGTGTACGAAACCATGGTGCGCATGGCCCAGGATTTTGCCATGCGCTACCCACTGGTCGACGGCCAGGGCAACTTCGGTTCCATTGACGGCGACCCGGCGGCAGCCATGCGGTACACCGAGGTGCGCATGCAGCGCCTGGCCCACGAGATGCTCGAGGACCTGGACAAAGAGACCGTCAACATGATTCCCAACTACGACGAGTCCCTTGAAGAACCCTCGGTCCTGCCGGCCAAATTTCCGGCGCTGTTGGTCAACGGCTCTTCGGGAATCGCCGTGGGCATGGCCACCAATATCCCGCCGCACAATCTCTCTGAGGTGATCGAAGGCATCAAGGCCCTGATCGACAACCCCATGATCACCTGCCACGAGTTGATGGCATTCATTCCCGGTCCTGATTTTCCCACCGCCGGTGTGATTCACGGTATCCAGGGCATCCGCGACGCCTATGAAACCGGTCGCGGCATTGTGCGGGTGCGCGCCCAGGTAGCGGTTGAGGAGAACAAGAAAACCGGCCAGGAAACCATTGTCGTGACCGAGATTCCCTACCAGGTGAACAAGGCGCGGCTGATCGAGAAGATCGCCGAGTTGATGAAGCACAAGGTGATCGAGGGGCTCAGGTTCGTGCGTGACGAGTCTGACCGCCGGGGCATGCGCATCGCCATGGCCGTGAAGAAAGACCACATGGCCGGCATCATCATCAATCAGCTCTACAAGCACACCCAGATGGAAAACAGTTTCGGGATCATCCTGCTGGCGGTGGTCAAAAATCGTCCCCAGGTACTCACCCTGAAGCAGATTCTGGAAAATTTCGTTCTCCATCGCAAGGAGATCGTCATCCGGCGCACCCGCTTCGACCTGAACAAGGCCGAAGCCCGGGCCCACATCCTCGAAGGCTTGAAGATCGCCCTGGACAACCTGGACGCGGTGGTCCAGCTGATCCGCAGCTCCAAAACGCCCCCGGAAGCCAAGGAACGCCTCATGCAGACCTTCAGCCTGACGGTGATCCAGGCCCAGGCCATTCTCGACATGCGTCTGCAGCGACTCACCGGCCTGGAGCGGGACAAAATTGTCGAGGAGTACGATGCCGTGCTCAAGGACATCGCCCGTTTCAAGGAGATTCTGGGCAGTGAGGCGTTGGTGCTGGGCATCATCAAGAACGAACTGGATATCCTCAAGGGGGAGTTCGGTGATGAGCGTCGCACCCAGATCGTGGCCGGCAGCCGTGCGTTGACCATCGAGGACATGATTGCCGAAGAGGACATGGTGGTCACCATCACCAACACCGGCTATATCAAACGCAACCCCATCACCCTCTACCAGAGCCAGCGGCGCGGCGGCCGGGGAAAGACCGCCATGGGCACCAAGGATGAGGATTACGTGACTCATCTGTTCGTGGCCTCCACGCACCACTATTTTCTCTTTTTCACCAACCTGGGCAAGGTCTACTGGTGCAAGGTGTATGACATTCCCCAGGCCGGCCGCCAGAGCCGCGGCAAGGCCATCGTCAACCTGCTTGAATTTGCCGATGGCGAGCGCATGACCGCCGTTTTGGCCGTGCCGGCCTTCGAGGCGGGGCTGCATGTGATCATGGCCACCCGCAACGCAACGGTGAAAAAGACCGATCTGATGGCTTACAGCCGGCCGAGGACCGGCGGCATCATTGCGCTGCACTTGGCCGAAGGGGATGAACTGATCGCCGTGAAACTTTCCGACGGCACCCAGAACGTTTTTCTGGGAACCGCCATGGGCAAATCGATCCGCTTCCACGAAACCGATGTGCGTCCCACCGGCCGCACGGCCCGGGGAGTGCGGGGCATGAGTCTGGCCGAGGGGGATCGTGTGGTCGGCATGGAGGTACTGCAGCATGGCCAGACGATGTTTACCGTTACCGAGAATGGTTACGGCAAACGCACCTCCATTGATGAATACCCGCTCCATCGCCGGGGCGGCAAAGGGGTGATCACCATCAAAACCAACCAACGCAACGGCCAGGTGGTGAGTATCCTGCTTGTGCAGGACGAAGACGACCTGATGCTGGTTACCGATACCGGCAAACTGATCCGCATGCCGGTCTCCGGTACCTCGGTGATCAGCCGCAACACCCAGGGGGTCAGGCTGATTGTGATGGAAGCGGAGGAACGGGTGGTCAGCGCCGCCAGCCTGGCGGAAGAAGATGCGCCCAATGGCGGTGACGCGGAAGACGATGCCGGTGGGACGGATGATGAGGCGCCGGAGGTGCAGGAATGA
- a CDS encoding TVP38/TMEM64 family protein: MKRWNPKYRWWIIAILLGTGLLLLLLFRHEMASGLMTAYRWIANREEVARVVNAFGRGAPLAFMALQVLQVVLAPVPGEATGFIGGYLFGTLGGFLYSSLALALGSWINFGIGRYLGKRFVRRWVPADKLDRFDHLLKRQGIIVLLILFIFPGFPKDYLCLFLGITAVPLKAFLLIATFGRMPGTLMLSLQGEFLFQKNYLFFAVVFGVTGVAAWLSIRYRDRIYRWMEKLNGKTDSSR, encoded by the coding sequence GTGAAACGGTGGAACCCGAAATACCGCTGGTGGATCATCGCCATCCTTCTTGGCACAGGGCTGTTGCTGCTATTGCTGTTCCGCCACGAAATGGCCTCCGGACTGATGACCGCCTACCGCTGGATCGCCAACCGGGAGGAGGTGGCCAGGGTAGTCAATGCCTTTGGTCGCGGCGCTCCCCTGGCGTTCATGGCACTTCAGGTCCTTCAGGTGGTCCTGGCTCCGGTACCGGGCGAGGCCACGGGGTTCATCGGCGGATACCTGTTCGGTACCCTGGGCGGTTTCCTTTACTCCAGCCTGGCCCTGGCCCTGGGATCCTGGATCAACTTCGGCATCGGCCGTTACCTGGGCAAACGGTTTGTCAGACGCTGGGTCCCGGCGGACAAGCTGGATCGCTTCGACCATCTCCTTAAACGGCAGGGGATTATCGTTCTTCTCATTCTCTTCATTTTTCCCGGTTTTCCCAAAGACTACCTCTGTCTGTTCCTGGGCATCACCGCTGTTCCCCTTAAGGCATTTTTACTCATCGCCACATTCGGCAGGATGCCCGGCACGCTGATGCTGAGCCTCCAGGGCGAATTTTTGTTCCAGAAAAACTACCTGTTTTTTGCCGTTGTTTTTGGGGTGACCGGCGTGGCCGCATGGCTGAGCATCCGATATCGCGATCGGATCTACCGCTGGATGGAAAAACTCAATGGAAAAACCGACAGCAGCCGTTGA
- a CDS encoding NAD(P)H-dependent glycerol-3-phosphate dehydrogenase, which produces MIMRDASIETTAIGVVGAGSWGTALAQLLASQGFSIDHWVYEDEVREQMRTDRENGRFLPGVRLSDNLHPSGDLDAVVSGKDLVLVVTPSHVTRQTMQRCGPAIDADTIVVSASKGIENQTHLTMSGVLTEVIPGLTDQRLAVLTGPSFAREVARQVPTVVTVASGNPDTAAYVQQVFATPYFRVYTIEDVIGAELGASVKNVIAIAAGVIDGLGLGLNTRAALITRGLVEIRRLGLAMGAQPRTFTGLAGVGDLILTCTGDLSRNHTIGKQIGQGRKLKDLLAEMHMVAEGVKTARSVYNLSRKLGVEMPISQAIYHLLYDDLDPKTALHQLMTRDLKQELDEI; this is translated from the coding sequence ATGATAATGCGTGATGCGAGTATCGAGACAACGGCCATTGGCGTCGTGGGCGCCGGCAGTTGGGGAACCGCGCTGGCCCAGCTTCTGGCTTCCCAGGGCTTTTCCATCGACCACTGGGTGTACGAGGATGAGGTGCGCGAGCAGATGCGCACGGACCGGGAAAATGGCCGTTTTCTGCCCGGCGTGCGGCTTTCCGATAACCTGCACCCTTCCGGCGACCTGGATGCGGTGGTGTCCGGCAAGGATCTGGTGCTGGTGGTGACCCCCTCCCACGTTACCCGCCAGACCATGCAGCGCTGCGGCCCTGCCATTGATGCCGATACCATTGTGGTCAGTGCTTCCAAGGGGATTGAAAACCAGACCCACCTGACCATGTCCGGCGTCCTGACCGAGGTGATCCCCGGACTGACCGACCAGCGGCTGGCCGTTCTGACCGGCCCCAGCTTCGCCAGGGAAGTGGCCCGCCAAGTCCCTACCGTGGTGACGGTCGCCTCCGGTAATCCCGATACGGCGGCGTATGTTCAGCAGGTGTTTGCGACGCCTTATTTCCGGGTGTACACCATTGAGGATGTGATCGGCGCCGAACTGGGCGCCTCGGTGAAGAATGTGATCGCTATCGCCGCCGGCGTGATCGACGGACTCGGTTTGGGACTCAACACCCGTGCCGCCCTGATTACCCGGGGGTTGGTGGAGATCCGCCGGCTGGGACTGGCCATGGGGGCGCAGCCGAGAACCTTTACCGGCCTTGCCGGGGTCGGTGACCTGATCCTGACCTGCACCGGGGATCTGAGCCGCAACCACACCATTGGCAAACAGATCGGGCAAGGACGCAAACTCAAGGACCTGCTGGCCGAGATGCATATGGTGGCCGAGGGGGTCAAAACTGCCCGCTCGGTGTACAACCTGTCACGCAAACTGGGCGTGGAGATGCCGATTTCGCAGGCCATCTATCATCTGCTTTACGACGACCTGGACCCGAAGACGGCGCTTCACCAGTTGATGACAAGGGATCTAAAACAGGAGCTGGACGAAATATAA
- a CDS encoding HEAT repeat domain-containing protein, translated as MKRRFYAPTVLFIGLLSAQVVATAHVYLSNLNLLQTTEVIVRNGYLAVPNARVTAQLDALGPAMAGGLFFTLSIGAGLSLLTLIAAWLWDRVFHRRLRSSIIGVVAWMVLVYLVNSNGLNPAASMYAIVVPLVTGVAAIALLPARTTLISPTGILWPVTAALILALLWSLVLDDNLFTNIRDHLLLDSRPGRRIVDAYYTYTLYPAEAYKSLDQKQIRTCILGNTLNRDNQRRLERVLRTNDYLPVAPGIPADLTIGAGAPPARLLLAHNRRPILSVEKETLLGSPAALLATYADRLDNNRMLRIITLACLRVGFPLMLFGLLFSLMGALPNLYLSVAVSDIIAACLCIAIGSTLLAPVYRGHTAMAAATATDTGLSVSSRAIRIAALRKACEERQDITLAARKADLQNSPDVAERYWLARSLAYSHHPQAVSMLDQLSRDPSPIVVCQALWAMGERKNRKAIPQILDRLSKEPHWYVQMYAYRALRRLGWVQPRSLQPSY; from the coding sequence ATGAAACGCCGCTTTTACGCCCCGACGGTTCTTTTCATCGGTCTTTTAAGCGCCCAGGTCGTCGCCACCGCGCATGTTTACCTCTCCAATTTGAACCTTCTGCAAACCACGGAAGTGATTGTGCGCAACGGATATCTGGCCGTTCCCAATGCTCGGGTAACGGCACAGCTGGACGCGCTGGGACCGGCCATGGCCGGAGGCCTCTTCTTTACGCTGAGCATCGGGGCGGGACTCTCCTTGCTGACGTTGATCGCGGCCTGGTTGTGGGACCGGGTCTTTCACCGCCGCCTGCGGTCGAGCATCATCGGCGTGGTTGCCTGGATGGTCCTGGTCTACCTGGTCAACAGCAACGGTTTGAATCCGGCGGCCAGCATGTATGCGATCGTGGTTCCCCTGGTTACCGGTGTTGCCGCCATCGCTTTGCTGCCGGCCCGCACAACTCTGATTTCGCCGACCGGCATCCTCTGGCCGGTGACTGCGGCCTTGATTCTGGCCTTGTTGTGGAGCCTGGTGCTGGACGACAACCTGTTTACCAACATCCGCGACCACCTGCTGCTGGACAGCCGTCCCGGCCGACGGATCGTCGACGCCTACTACACCTATACCCTCTACCCTGCCGAAGCCTATAAATCACTGGACCAGAAACAGATACGCACCTGCATTTTGGGCAACACGTTGAATCGTGACAATCAACGCCGTCTTGAAAGGGTCCTGCGAACAAACGACTATCTTCCCGTCGCCCCAGGCATTCCGGCCGACCTGACCATCGGTGCGGGCGCCCCTCCCGCCCGCCTGCTGTTGGCTCACAACCGCCGTCCCATCCTGTCGGTGGAAAAGGAAACGCTGTTGGGCAGTCCGGCAGCGCTGTTGGCCACCTATGCCGACCGCCTGGATAACAACCGCATGTTACGAATCATTACCCTGGCCTGCCTGCGGGTCGGTTTCCCACTGATGCTTTTCGGCCTGCTGTTCAGCCTGATGGGCGCATTGCCCAACCTTTATCTGAGTGTTGCCGTCTCGGACATCATTGCCGCTTGCCTCTGCATTGCCATCGGCAGCACCCTGCTGGCACCCGTCTATCGGGGCCACACCGCCATGGCCGCCGCCACCGCCACGGATACCGGACTTTCGGTGTCATCCCGAGCCATACGGATTGCCGCCCTGCGCAAGGCCTGCGAAGAACGGCAGGACATCACCCTGGCTGCCCGAAAGGCGGACTTGCAGAACAGTCCGGATGTGGCCGAGCGGTATTGGCTGGCACGCAGTTTGGCTTATTCCCATCATCCCCAGGCGGTGTCGATGCTGGACCAGCTGTCCAGGGATCCGTCGCCCATCGTGGTCTGCCAGGCGCTGTGGGCCATGGGCGAACGTAAAAACCGCAAAGCGATCCCCCAGATCCTCGACCGTCTCAGCAAGGAACCGCATTGGTATGTTCAGATGTACGCCTACCGTGCATTGAGGAGACTGGGATGGGTTCAGCCCCGCTCCCTGCAGCCTTCCTACTGA
- the radC gene encoding RadC family protein has product MAQDEKKPPHKGAGHRRRLRDRFLQSGLDGFHDYEVIELLLTLATPRKDCKDAAKAAMTRFKSFQGVLDAAPEDLCQVPGIGPTTLFGIKLVPAVCQRYLKQQLEGKTALANSKALFDYLDHTLRDRKRECFMAIYLDAKNRVIADEILFVGTVTASAVYPREVVKAALAHTAAAVIFAHNHPSGDPTPSPDDMAITRRLVQACSLMGITVHEHLIVGAEGYYSFADHGHMARIKREASESDS; this is encoded by the coding sequence GTGGCGCAGGATGAAAAGAAACCGCCCCACAAGGGCGCCGGCCACCGCCGGCGGCTGCGAGACCGGTTTCTCCAGTCGGGGCTGGACGGCTTTCACGATTACGAGGTGATCGAACTGCTGCTTACCCTGGCCACGCCGCGCAAAGATTGCAAGGATGCAGCCAAGGCGGCCATGACCCGTTTCAAGTCATTCCAGGGGGTGCTCGACGCGGCGCCGGAAGACCTTTGCCAGGTGCCGGGCATCGGCCCGACTACCCTGTTCGGGATCAAACTGGTGCCGGCGGTCTGCCAGCGTTACCTGAAGCAGCAGTTGGAAGGCAAAACGGCACTGGCCAATTCGAAAGCGCTTTTCGACTACCTCGACCACACCCTGCGGGACCGAAAACGGGAGTGCTTCATGGCCATTTACCTGGATGCCAAGAACCGGGTGATTGCCGATGAGATTCTTTTTGTCGGAACGGTCACCGCCAGCGCGGTCTATCCCCGTGAGGTGGTCAAGGCGGCCCTGGCCCATACGGCTGCGGCAGTGATCTTCGCCCACAACCACCCCTCCGGCGATCCGACCCCGTCACCCGATGACATGGCCATTACCCGGCGGCTGGTGCAGGCCTGCAGCCTGATGGGCATCACCGTTCACGAGCACCTGATCGTCGGTGCCGAAGGATACTACAGTTTTGCCGATCACGGGCATATGGCGCGAATCAAACGCGAGGCCAGCGAATCCGATAGCTGA
- a CDS encoding CPBP family intramembrane glutamic endopeptidase, translated as MGSAPLPAAFLLTSLSAVILLEAVLAGVGHRMGIPHLWLIAVTRTLQIAVLGGLAGTWPGGLTAIGLGRNTLKTGLRQGLIGSAAFALAAGLLFAGLTAAGQDPFRLVRSPLPAEPPMRVLFFIVGGGIAPVAEEIVFRGLIFGYLRRWGTVAAVLISTAVFAAFHTGTTVPVTQIVGGIVFAIAYHLSGSLLSPIVIHVLGNLAIFSLSLPFFY; from the coding sequence ATGGGTTCAGCCCCGCTCCCTGCAGCCTTCCTACTGACATCCCTGTCAGCCGTGATTCTCTTGGAAGCCGTTCTCGCGGGTGTCGGCCACCGGATGGGAATTCCCCATCTATGGCTGATTGCCGTTACCCGGACGCTCCAGATCGCGGTGTTGGGCGGCCTGGCCGGAACGTGGCCCGGCGGCCTGACGGCCATCGGACTTGGCCGCAACACGTTGAAAACGGGTCTGCGGCAGGGGCTGATCGGATCGGCCGCTTTCGCCTTGGCCGCCGGTCTGCTCTTTGCCGGTTTGACGGCCGCCGGCCAGGACCCGTTTCGCCTGGTCCGCTCGCCGCTTCCGGCCGAGCCGCCGATGCGGGTGCTGTTCTTTATCGTAGGGGGGGGCATCGCACCGGTGGCCGAGGAGATCGTTTTCCGGGGGCTGATTTTTGGCTATCTGCGGCGCTGGGGAACGGTTGCCGCCGTGCTGATCTCAACGGCCGTCTTCGCCGCCTTTCACACGGGCACGACCGTGCCCGTCACCCAGATCGTCGGCGGTATCGTCTTCGCCATCGCCTACCATCTCAGCGGAAGCCTGCTATCGCCCATCGTGATCCATGTGCTGGGCAACCTGGCGATTTTTTCGTTGTCGCTGCCTTTTTTTTATTAG
- a CDS encoding thiolase family protein, giving the protein MREVVIVSGARTAVGSFGGSLKTVSVVELGATVMNETLKRAGLRPQPNAAMQAAGPDALKDQGLIELEKKAMDWDTSLPAVSIDEVIMGNVLQAGQGQNPARQAMVRGGLPKETPAFSLNKVCGSGLKAIALGASSIMTGESDVVLAGGMENMSMAPMALPKARWGHRMELTGKGELTDLMVFDGLYEIFYGYHMGMTAENIAKLYDIGRQEQDELGVLSHTRARTAITEGLFAPEIVPVTIKNRKGDIIFDTDERPMDTNMEKMGKLRPAFIKDGTVTAGNASGINDGAAAVLMMTAEKAKEMRLEPIVKIKAFRSGGLDPAYMGLGPVPAVRKVLAATGMTIDDMEMIELNEAFASQAIGCMRELKIETEKPNELGSGISLGHPIGCTGARQMVSGMNLMKRKGYSTGLITMCIGGGMGMAMIIER; this is encoded by the coding sequence ATGAGAGAAGTGGTTATCGTCAGTGGCGCCAGAACCGCGGTGGGTTCCTTTGGAGGATCATTGAAAACCGTTTCGGTGGTGGAACTGGGCGCAACCGTCATGAACGAGACCCTGAAAAGGGCGGGGTTGCGTCCGCAGCCCAATGCGGCCATGCAGGCGGCCGGTCCGGACGCCCTGAAAGATCAGGGACTGATCGAGCTTGAAAAGAAAGCCATGGACTGGGATACCAGTCTGCCGGCGGTCAGCATCGATGAGGTCATTATGGGCAACGTGCTGCAGGCGGGCCAGGGACAGAACCCGGCCCGTCAGGCCATGGTACGCGGCGGCCTGCCCAAGGAGACACCGGCGTTTTCTCTCAACAAGGTCTGCGGCAGCGGGCTCAAGGCCATCGCCCTGGGCGCGTCGTCCATCATGACCGGAGAGTCGGACGTGGTCCTGGCCGGCGGCATGGAGAACATGAGCATGGCCCCCATGGCACTGCCCAAAGCCCGTTGGGGCCATCGCATGGAACTGACCGGTAAGGGGGAACTCACCGATCTGATGGTCTTCGACGGACTGTATGAAATTTTTTACGGCTACCACATGGGCATGACCGCCGAAAATATCGCCAAGCTCTACGATATCGGTCGCCAGGAACAGGACGAACTGGGCGTACTCAGCCACACCCGCGCCCGCACCGCCATCACCGAGGGGCTGTTTGCGCCCGAAATCGTTCCGGTGACCATTAAAAACCGCAAGGGCGACATCATTTTTGATACCGATGAACGTCCCATGGACACCAATATGGAAAAGATGGGCAAGTTGCGGCCGGCATTCATCAAGGATGGTACGGTCACCGCCGGCAATGCCTCGGGAATCAACGACGGCGCTGCAGCGGTATTGATGATGACGGCTGAAAAGGCCAAGGAGATGCGGCTGGAACCCATCGTCAAGATCAAGGCCTTCCGTTCCGGCGGCCTGGATCCGGCATACATGGGATTGGGGCCGGTGCCGGCGGTACGCAAGGTCCTGGCGGCCACGGGAATGACCATCGACGACATGGAGATGATCGAACTCAACGAAGCCTTTGCCTCCCAGGCCATCGGCTGCATGCGGGAGCTGAAGATCGAGACCGAGAAGCCCAATGAACTGGGTAGCGGGATTTCCCTCGGTCATCCCATCGGCTGCACCGGCGCCCGGCAGATGGTCAGCGGGATGAACCTAATGAAGCGGAAAGGGTATTCCACCGGTCTGATCACCATGTGTATCGGTGGCGGCATGGGGATGGCGATGATCATCGAAAGATGA